Proteins from one Podospora pseudocomata strain CBS 415.72m chromosome 4, whole genome shotgun sequence genomic window:
- a CDS encoding hypothetical protein (COG:S; EggNog:ENOG503NVGM), with the protein MRFIKTIAMLAAMGSDIGIGAASVFRPTKPPAVPLAVRSPYLNAWLQGESGCVLPGEWPRFWTGDIQGWQGYVAVDGVAYNWMGGAPGPGPVNQLSLEYTSTKSIFTFDVAQKITLTVTFLSPVYPDDIQRQSLQFSYVTVTAKSSDGASHKVQVYMDVSGEWASGDNSEKVQWEFGTESNLYYLKFWRENQHEFKEANEIASWGNWYLSTGFHEGLTWQIGQDTTVRNQFAGNLTLSNSQESEFRPVSENWPVFAFSHDLGDIKDDEVERIFTLGLIQDNVIHFARQNNTLEPVRGLWMSFYNNSDMEAVVSFYNDYRHAVETMSLLDQRIEKDSVEAAGQNYSLITTLALRQTFGAFQYAGTPEKPYIFLKEISSNSDIQTVDVIFPAFPIFVYLNATLSRYLLDPLFEHQESGSYPNKYAEHDLGTFPVAKGYPNGDDEAMPLEECGNMIIMSLAYAQRTGDTGYLTAHYPILAQWAQYLIEDSVVPANQLSTDDFAGTLANQTNLAIKGIIGLKAMSQIAQLTNNTDDFKDKAEDYLMTWKAYAINYDASPPHTTLSYGDKDSHGILYNIYADRLLGLQFVDQSVFDMQSDFYLTVANEYAVPLDTRHTWAKSDWEMFAAAVAKNETKEMFIDKLAKWVGKTTTNRAMTDLFDSITGDYPSGGPTFVARPVMGGMFALLALPKE; encoded by the exons ATGAGGTTCATCAAGACAATAGCCATGCTGGCTGCTATGGGCTCCGATATTGGAATCGGTGCTGCGTCGGTGTTTAGGCCTACCAAACCACCAGCCGTTCCACTGGCCGTCAGGTCGCCATATCTGAATGCCTGGCTACAGGGCGAATCAGGATGTGTGCTACCTGGCGAGTGGCCACGCTTCTGGAC GGGAGATATCcaaggatggcaaggatATGTGGCAGTCGACGGCGTTGCCTATAACTGGATGGGGGGCGCCCCTGGCCCAGGCCCAGTCAACCAGCTATCACTGGAGTACACCTCAACAAAAAGCATCTTCACCTTTGATGTGGCCCAAAAAATCACCCTGACTGTCACTTTTCTCTCGCCGGTATACCCTGACGACATACAGCGGCAGTCTCTGCAGTTCTCATACGTAACTGTCACGGCAAAATCCTCTGATGGGGCCTCGCACAAGGTCCAGGTTTACATGGATGTGTCTGGCG AATGGGCCAGTGGTGACAATTCCGAGAAGGTGCAGTGGGAATTTGGCACCGAGAGTAATCTTTACTATCTCAAGTTCTGGCGCGAGAACCAGCACGAGTTCAAAGAAGCGAACGAAATTGCAAGCTGGGGAAATTGGTATCTCAGTACCGGATTCCATGAAGGT TTGACGTGGCAAATTGGTCAAGATACCACCGTGCGGAACCAGTTTGCTGGCAACCTGACTCTCAGCAACTCCCAGGAGTCTGAATTTCGCCCGGTCAGCGAGAACTG GCCTGTGTTTGCGTTCTCTCATGATTTGGGCGACATCAAGGACGACGAGGTTGAAAGGATCTTCACCCTCGGTCTTATCCAGGATAATGTCATCCACTTTGCCAGACAAAACAACACCCTGGAGCCTGTCCGGGGACTGTGGATGTCCTTTTACAACAACAGTGACATGGAGGCTGTGGTCTCTTTCTACAACGACTACAGGCATGCCGTAGAGACAATGTCACTCCTAGACCAACGGATTGAGAAGGATTCGGTGGAGGCAGCTGGGCAGAACTACTCCCTTATCACTACACTTGCTCTTCGCCAGACTTTCGGTGCTTTCCAGTACGCCGGAACGCCGGAGAAGCCATATATTTTCCTCAAAGAAATCAGCTCCAACAGTGACATTCAGACAGTCGATGTTATATTCCCGGCGTTCCCAATATTCGTTTACCTCAATGCCACCTTGAGCAGATATCTCCTGGACCCTTTGTTCGAACACCAAGAAAGTGGTTCATACCCCAACAAATATGCCGAGCATGACTTGGGTACCTTCCCTGTGGCCAAAGGCTACCCCAACGGAGACGACGAGGCCATGCCATTGGAGGAATGTGGTAACATGATCATCATGTCACTAGCATATGCTCAACGCACCGGCGATACGGGTTACCTAACAGCCCACTACCCAATTCTGGCACAGTGGGCTCAGTATTTGATCGAGGACTCGGTTGTTCCTGCCAACCAGTTGAGCACTGATGATTTTGCTGGAACATTAGC AAACCAGACCAACCTGGCCATCAAGGGCATCATCGGCCTCAAGGCCATGTCCCAGATTGCccagctcaccaacaacacggaCGACTTCAAAGACAAGGCCGAGGACTATCTTATGACTTGGAAAGCGTATGCCATCAACTATGACGCCAGTCCACCTCACACTACGCTAAGTTACGGAGACAAAGACAGCCATG GAATCCTCTACAACATCTACGCAGACAGGCTGCTGGGCCTCCAGTTCGTCGACCAGTCTGTCTTTGACATGCAGAGCGACTTTTACCTGACCGTGGCGAACGAGTACGCTGTCCCGCTTGATACAAGACACACCTGGGCAAAGTCAGACTGGGAAATGTTTGCAGCGGCGGTGGCTAAGAATGAGACCAAGGAGATGTTTATCGACAAGCTGGCAAAGTGGGTGGGGAAGACTACGACCAACAGGGCGATGACGGACTTGTTTGATTCGATTACGGGTGATTACCCGTCGGGAGGGCCGACGTTTGTGGCGAGAccggtgatgggggggatgtttgCTTTGTTGGCTTTGCCAAAGGAGTAG
- the CRP1 gene encoding Cruciform DNA binding protein (COG:G; EggNog:ENOG503NVKM) → MGTFTFKWPHDAEEVYVTGTFDDWSKSEQLDRVGQIFQKTVTLPKTSEKIYYKFVVDGVWTTDHTAPQEKDHEGNENNILLPKQIMADKVEEAGPATATINTVTPESTTAQLAAVVPLTADKEPTAPAGEKKKEEVAAPAEEQKSAEVSPPGTYPETPLAELDKQVKVDPLPAAIGAVNPISLPAGEPVPGAARVEAIDSHVTLDKESYEKSDRIPGIETELPPVTSTMIPESSLPIAGVNDVTINTVGPDSTTATLAAQAPLEGKVPEIVKHSQKEAHVEPEASAIEEEVKEKAAVEEELLQKVPKVPSTSEGTAGVGTDKSENDKSVAETVAAVAATAGTALLGAAVVAAQNAGEVATEVAHKVSDVAADYAAKAPEVASDVAQKATEVASDAAQKASEAAANVTTQATETATEATQTVTEVATDAATNLPDSVKEVLPESVQQTITEAQQQAVAAKQEEIVESLAPEVPAPVKESFKEALESPEAVANTASVEEKAAVEAELLKEVKPADSIEESAAKAQAYIKAEEAKAEQEAKAAAAAKIEEETKVVADVVPVEVKESLEKAGESPEAASNAAAVEDKREVEAELLEEVKAVEPEPLKIDAPKPVEETKAADTAVVVEPPAAAEEVKAVDAAPVAEPVAAEPASIRAVELPPAVEEPKVEETKVVEPKVEGPKVEEPKAEETKAEEAKVAAEGEATTSAVPATTTEATTTTATEATAEEAKPATNGSTPAADAAATDAAVAEATGADATLTKTTTADKKKNRVSGFFAKLKQKFSGH, encoded by the exons ATGGGCACTTTCACCTTCAAGTG GCCCCATGATGCCGAGGAAGTCTACGTGACAGGCACCTTTGACGACTGGAGCAAGAGCGAGCAGCTTGACCGCGTTGGACAGATCTTCCAGAAGACCGTAACGCTACCGAAGACCTCGGAAAAGATTTACTACAAG TTTGTCGTCGACGGAGTTTGGACTACAGACCACACGGCGCCTCAGGAGAAGGATCACGAAGGCAACGAAAACAACATTTTATTACCCAAGCAAATAATGGCGGACAAGGTAGAAGAGGCCGGCCCCGCCAcggccaccatcaacacagTCACCCCCGaatccaccaccgctcaATTGGCCGCTGTCGTCCCCTTGACGGCCGACAAGGAGCCCACAGCTCCcgcgggggagaagaagaaggaggaggttgctgctcCGGCTGAGGAGCAGAAGTCCGCCGAGGTTTCGCCTCCCGGCACCTATCCTGAGACTCCTCTTGCCGAGCTCGACAAGCAGGTCAAGGttgaccccctccccgccgccattGGCGCCGTCAACCCCATCTCGTTGCCGGCTGGTGAGCCAGTTCCCGGCGCTGCCAGAGTTGAGGCCATCGACAGCCACGTCACCTTGGACAAGGAGTCGTACGAGAAGTCTGATCGTATTCCCGGCATTGAGACCGAGCTTCCCCCAGTCACCAGCACCATGATCCCTGAGTCCAGCCTGCCAATCGCTGGCGTTAATGATGTCACCATTAACACCGTTGGTCCCGACTCCACCACAGCCACTCTTGCCGCCCAGGCTCCCCTGGAAGGCAAGGTGCCCGAAATCGTCAAGCACAGCCAAAAAGAGGCCCATGTTGAGCCTGAGGCCAGCgccatcgaggaggaggtgaaggagaaggctgccgtcgaggaggagcttcttCAGAAGGTTCCCAAGGTCCCTTCCACTTCCGAGGGTACTGCGGGTGTGGGCACCGACAAGTCGGAGAACGACAAGTCAGTGGCTGAGACTGTCgccgctgttgctgccaccgccggcacTGCTCTCCTCGGTGCTGCCGTCGTTGCTGCCCAGAACGCCGGCGAGGTTGCAACCGAGGTCGCCCACAAGGTCAgcgatgttgctgctgactACGCCGCCAAGGCTCCCGAGGTTGCCAGTGATGTCGCCCAGAAGGCTACCGAGGTTGCTAGCGACGCCGCCCAGAAGGCGAGCGAGGCTGCTGCCAACGTCACTAcccaggccaccgagactGCCACCGAGGCTACCCAGACGGTGACCGAAGTCGCTACCGATGCCGCTACCAACCTTCCCGATTCCGTCAAGGAGGTCCTTCCCGAGTCTGTTCAGCAGACCATCACCGAGGCCCAGCAACAAGCGGTTGCGGCCAAGCAAGAGGAGATTGTGGAGAGCCTAGCCCCTGAGGTTCCTGCCCCTGTGAAGGAGTCCTTCAAGGAGGCTCTCGAGAGCCCCGAGGCTGTGGCCAACACTGCTTctgtggaggagaaggctgctgtAGAGGCTGAGCTTTTGAAGGAGGTGAAGCCCGCAGATTCCATTGAGGAGTCTGCCGCCAAGGCCCAGGCGTACATCAAGGCCGAGGAAGCTAAGGCGGAAcaggaggccaaggctgctgctgccgcgaaGATTGAGGAAGAGACCAAGGTTGTCGCCGATGTTGTTCCTGTTGAGGTCAAGGAGTCTTTGGAGAAGGCTGGCGAGAGCCCAGAGGCTGCTAGCAATGCTGCTGCGGTTGAGGACAAGAGGGAGGTCGAGGCCGAACtcttggaggaggtcaaggctgTCGAGCCAGAGCCCCTCAAGATTGATGCGCCAAAGCCCGTCGAGGAGACCAAGGCTGCCGATACTGCTGTGGTCGTTGAGCCACCTGCTGCCGctgaggaggtcaaggctgTCGACGCTGCCCCGGTTGCCGAGCCAgttgctgctgagcctgcGTCCATCAGGGCTGTTGAGCTCCCCCCAGCTGTTGAAGAGCCCAAAGTTGAGGAAACCAAGGTTGTGGAGCCCAAGGTTGAGGGGCCCAAGGTTGAGGAGcccaaggctgaggagaccaaggctgaggaggccaaggttgctgctgagggtGAGGCTACCACTTCTGCCGTTCCCGCTACTACCAccgaagccaccaccaccactgccaccgaggccaccgccgaggaggccaagccCGCTACCAATGGAAGCAcacctgctgctgatgcCGCGGCCACGGATgccgccgttgccgaggCCACGGGTGCTGatgccaccctcaccaagaccaccacggccgacaagaagaagaacagagTTAGCGGCTTCTTCGCCAAGCTGAAGCAGAAGTTCTCCGGGCATTAA
- a CDS encoding hypothetical protein (COG:S; EggNog:ENOG503PDSC) produces the protein MTMMDPGQAVYLSYQVPPAGNAVMLAAFAALVPLNIFTGIRYKTPLYNSLLTAGLIVEVVAHVARIFLSTESASPAYFAVYMVGTHWGATFVGSAIYLVLPHVTVLYGQEFRLVSNALYINIFFTIMDISSLVFQSVGIIYAASATSASQVDQAVNILLTGLAFQTTTLVAFLGGYRYFRYKIDHRRYILDNTFSATYLSRRFKQFMLVVQAAGCLLVLRTALRIAGSSGGLGSSLAVSQVVSFLLDDTLVLLAILILTLWPVGRAFGPSWTDTSPLASPDALSDLPLRRHFHRHSRRQILRKRHLSQPYNASEVPSPYTPSHAASGFPSSVSPLGHRPSPLEPSLASPRNNPVYQRAPYEQSPTGTVPCISPEQSPKMFMTAASPGQYQDGSWKKAKSSPRGPTSPEPTSKMVRSNDLWD, from the exons ATGACCATGATGGATCCCGGTCAGGCTGTCTATCTCTCCTACCAGGTTCCTCCTGCCGGAAATGCAGTAATGCTTGCTGCCTTTGCTGCCTTGGTTCCGCTCAACATCTTCACAGGAATACGGTACAAGACACCATTATACAACTCTCTCCTCACAGCGGGCCTCATCGTCGAAGTTGTCGCCCATGTTGCAAGGATATTTCTCAGCACCGAGTCTGCAAGTCCAGCGTACTTTGCGGTGTATATGGTCGGAACGCACTGGGGAGCTACCTTTGTCGGATCAGCCATCTACCTTGTTCTGCCTCATGTCACTGTGCTCTACGGTCAGGAATTTCGGCTCGTCTCCAACGCCCTCTACATCAACATTTTCTTTACGATCATGGATATCTCTTCTTTGGTCTTCCAATCCGTGGGCATTATTTATGCTGCCAGCGCAACATCAGCGTCACAG GTTGATCAGGCCGTCAACATTCTGCTGACAGGACTTGCCTTCCAAACTACGACTCTGGTCGCCTTCTTGGGTGGTTATCGCTATTTCCGGTACAAAATCGATCATCGACGCTACATCTTGGACAATACCTTCTCTGCAACATACTTATCTCGCCGATTCAAACAATTTATGTTGGTTGTCCAAGCAGCTGGATGTCTCCTTGTACTTCGAACCGCCTTGCGAATCGCTGGGTCTTCCGGCGGTCTTGGCAGTTCGCTTGCCGTTTCCCAAGTCGTAtctttcctcctcgacgacaCCCTAGTTCTTCTAGCGATTCTTATCCTCACACTTTGGCCAGTAGGGCGCGCCTTTGGACCCTCGTGGACCGATACCTCCCCATTGGCATCCCCCGACGCCCTCAGCGACCTCCCTCTGCGACGGCACTTTCATCGCCATTCCCGAAGGCAGATCCTCCGCAAACGCCATTTATCGCAGCCATATAACGCCTCCGAGGTACCATCACCTTACACACCCAGCCATGCCGCCTCGGGGTTTCCATCGTCTGTTAGCCCGTTAGGACACCGCCCCTCACCGCTTGAGCCTTCTCTCGCTTCTCCGAGAAACAACCCCGTCTATCAACGCGCGCCTTACGAGCAATCGCCGACAGGCACTGTGCCGTGTATCTCTCCTGAGCAGAGTCCAAAGATGTTCATGACAGCGGCATCACCTGGGCAGTATCAGGACGGAAGTTGGAAGAAAGCCAAGAGCTCGCCACGTGGGCCGACAAGCCCGGAGCCAACATCCAAAATGGTGAGAAGTAATGATCTGTGGGATTAG
- the TGL2 gene encoding lipase 2 (EggNog:ENOG503NWWF; COG:S), with protein sequence MPMSSLVCRSPSVISTSLLTLPLLRLAAPARSVQPCAQRQPQPQQARQASGPVAVRRFSASLTLSRKVAPTEAAHINEVRKTIADEFALIKDAYQSPKHPVVLAHGLLGFAELKLAGSYLPSIHYWRGIQEALTAQGAEVITASVPPSGSIEKRAAKLAQDIEAQAQGKSVNVVAHSMGGLDARYMISQLRPKGVDVKSLVTIGTPHHGSAFADYLIDELGPDYLPQVYKAWERVTGWEPSAFSQLTQKYMAEHFNPATPDDPNVQYFSYGAMVNGKPPLLSMFRISHKLIEEREGPNDGLVSVESSQWGTYKGTLTGVNHLDLINWTNRIRSNLQKLMGHPPSFNAVAFYLGIGDMLAKEGL encoded by the exons ATGCCAATGTCTTCCCTCGTCTGCAGGTCCCCATCGGTCATCTCGACATCTTtgctcaccctccccttgctCAGACTAGCCGCGCCTGCCCGGTCAGTCCAGCCGTGCGCCCAAagacaaccacaaccacaacaagcaCGGCAAGCCTCTGGCCCTGTCGCCGTTAGGCGCTTCTCCGCATCTCTTACCCTTAGCCGCAAGGTTGCGCCAACGGAGGCTGCCCATATCAATGAGGTTCGGAAGACGATAGCCGATGAGTTCGCCCTCATCAAAGATGCTTACC AGTCACCCAAACACCCGGTAGTCCTAGCACATGGGCTGCTAGGGTTTGCCGAATTAAAACTCGCAGGGTCCTACTTGCCAAGCATTCATTACTGGAGAGGGATACAGGAGGCCCTAACGGCCCAAGGGGCTGAGGTCATCACTGCCTCCGTCCCTCCCAGCGGCTCTATCGAGAAGCGCGCCGCCAAGCTGGCTCAGGATATCGAGGCTCAGGCACAGGGCAAGAGTGTGAATGTGGTGGCGCACAGCATGGGAGGACTTGATGCCCGTTACATGATCTCGCAGCTCCGGCCAAAAGGGGTCGACGTTAAGTCTCTTGTCACAATCGGCACACCTCATCACGGGAGTGCCTTTGCTGATTACTTGATTGACGAACTTGGGCCCGACTACCTGCCTCAGGTTTACAAAGCCTGGGAGCGGGTTACCGGTTGGGAGCCAAGTGCTTTTTCCCAGCTGACGCAGAAGTATATGGCGGAGCACTTCAACCCAGCGACCCCTGATGACCCAAACGTCCAGTACTTTTCGTACGGTGCCATGGTGAACGGAAAGCCTCCATTGCTGAGCATGTTCAGGATATCTCACAAGCTGATTGAGGAACGGGAAGGTCCAAACGATGGACTTGTCAGCGTAGAAAGCAGTCAGTGGGGTACCTACAAAGGAACGCTCACAGGCGTTAACCACCTGGACCTGATCAACTGGACCAACAGGATTCGGTCTAATCTTCAGAAGCTGATGGGTCACCCACCTTC GTTCAACGCGGTGGCTTTCTATCTTGGCATTGGAGATATGCTGGCAAAGGAAGGGTTGTAA
- a CDS encoding hypothetical protein (EggNog:ENOG503NX6A; COG:P; COG:Q) produces MAGPPPSTATGGGHGDTAAGGQASHGPSNPAYYAMFAARQKVSEQAMRYYAAGICGLIAVFVLFHWTRLLVVKLERSKKPLGMFGRPFVATSRLTRNLLVRKVPGFSSAGHAILVIVYLALNLMAMFIHVETNSLSNFAARFGWMALVNLAFLVFLALKNTPLAFLTAYSYERLNCLHQIAGYTMFTQMVLHGAMYTAFFNSQGRLLTKYAEPGEIAAIVAGFAFLSVVFAAVILRRFWYELFYVTHITCWIVGIVATGFHQPEFTKPAYIITLLAASMWVADRIIRMSRVLYNSVNNEATLYPLPNGGTKVVLKKVPARAEPGKHCFIWLPAIRKLETHPFTIHRGSPVEFTVKAQNGFTRDLHNYAVANPGVSVKASVDGPYGTFPDPMEFDKIVLIAGGGGATFTFGLAVNVLERMTEETHKNIVFIWAVQKHENLSWFKEQLDLLRTHAHSTKVNVTLYVTRSPTSTSDLPSDGQNPLLQSRSSSSDNEVASPPRSPIDTDTEKNEPRIPAPTHRRPLGDRDPEKEMHEAIETHVEHQSSRSSGKEIVTSASAHRFEHPIKEGRPDAASLIRDAVNSTPANQRVLVAACGPHGLMRVVRDTTARLIHGDGPGVELHCEQFGW; encoded by the exons ATGGCCGGACCGCCCCCAAGTACAGCGACCGGAGGCGGGCATGGAGACACGGCCGCCGGTGGCCAGGCTAGCCATGGGCCTAGCAACCCTGCCTACTATGCCATGTTCGCCGCAAGGCAGAAGGTGTCAGAACAGGCAATGAGATACTATGCGGCAGGGATCTGTGGCTTGATCGCCGTCTTTGTGCTTTTCCACTGGACACGTCTGCTGGTGGTAAAGCTGGAGAGATCCAAGAAGCCTCTGGGAATGTTTGGCCGTCCTTTCGTGGCAACCTCAAG ACTCACCAGAAACCTTCTGGTCAGAAAGGTTCCTGGCTTCAGCTCGGCCGGGCATGCAATTCTGGTTATTGTGTACTTGGCACTCAATCTGATGGCCATGTTCATTCACGTCGAGACCAACTCATTGTCCAACTTTGCGGCACGATTTGGCTG GATGGCTTTGGTCAACCTCGCATTCCTCGTCTTTCTAGCCCTCAAGAACACGCCCCTAGCTTTTCTCACAGCTTACTCATATGAACGACTCAACTGCCTTCACCAAATCGCAGGCTACACCATGTTTACGCAGATGGTTCTGCACGGAGCCATGTACAcggccttcttcaacagccaAGGCCGCCTGTTGACCAAGTATGCCGAACCGGGTGAGATCGCAGCCATCGTTGCAGGCTTTGCTTTCCTCAGTGTCGTATTCGCAGCGGTCATTCTTCGGCGCTTCTGGTATGAGTTGTTCTATGTCACTCACATTACCTGCTGGATTGTGGGCATCGTTGCAACAGGCTTCCACCAGCCCGAGTTCACCAAGCCAGCATACATCATCACACTCCTTGCCGCATCGATGTGGGTCGCCGACCGCATCATCAGGATGTCTCGAGTCTTGTACAACAGCGTCAACAACGAAGCCACTCTCTACCCTCTGCCCAACGGGGGAACCAAGGTCGTTCTTAAGAAGGTTCCGGCAAGAGCTGAACCAGGAAAGCATTGTTTTATCTGGTTGCCCGCTATTCGGAAGTTGGAGACACACCCCTTTACCATCCACCGCGGATCGCCTGTCGAGTTCACCGTCAAGGCTCAGAATGGCTTCACACGAGATCTTCACAACTATGCCGTTGCCAACCCTGGTGTCTCAGTAAAGGCATCGGTTGATGGTCCTTATGGCACCTTCCCTGACCCCATGGAGTTCGACAAGATTGTGCTTAttgctggcggtggcggtgctACCTTCACATTTGGTTTGGCAGTGAATGTTCTGGAGCGGATGACAGAGGAGACTCACAAGAATATTGTTTTTATTTGGGCAGTTCAAAAGCACG AGAACCTCTCTTGGTTCAAGGAACAGCTCGACCTCTTGCGCACCCACGCTCACTCAACCAAAGTCAACGTCACCCTCTACGTGACCCGATCCCCCACCTCGACCTCTGACCTTCCGAGCGACGGGCAGAACCCGCTCCTCCAATCCAGGTCGTCATCCTCTGATAATGAAGTGGCCTCACCGCCACGGTCACCTATTGATACCGATACGGAGAAGAACGAGCCACGTATTCCAGCTCCCACGCACCGACGGCCACTGGGGGATAGGGACcccgagaaggagatgcACGAAGCCATCGAGACCCATGTCGAGCATCAGAGCAGCCGATCGTCAGGCAAAGAGATTGTTACTTCGGCGTCAGCGCACCGGTTTGAGCACCCAATCAAGGAGGGTCGTCCAGATGCGGCTTCATTGATCAGGGATGCTGTCAACAGCACACCGGCTAACCAACGGGTTCTGGTGGCTGCATGCGGGCCACATGGGTTGATGAGAGTGGTCAGGGATACTACCGCGAGGTTGATCCATGGGGATGGGCCAGGGGTTGAACTGCATTGTGAGCAGTTTGGGTGGTAA